One genomic window of Roseateles sp. DAIF2 includes the following:
- the pcp gene encoding pyroglutamyl-peptidase I: MKNILLTGFEPFGGESINPSWELARALDGELIAGARVVAVQLPCRFGAALHSLAEALKRVAPVLTLATGQAGGRSDLSFERVAINVDDARIPDNAGAQPVDLPVIADGPAAYFSSLPIKAIVAGLRAAGIPASVSQTAGTFVCNHLFYGLQHQLRGQEGARSGFMHIPYLPQQAAQHPGQPSLPLETLVAGTRLALELALTAQEIRAGGGQLN, encoded by the coding sequence ATGAAGAACATCCTCCTGACCGGTTTCGAGCCCTTCGGCGGCGAGTCGATCAACCCCTCCTGGGAACTGGCGCGGGCGCTGGACGGCGAGCTGATCGCCGGCGCGCGCGTCGTGGCGGTGCAACTGCCCTGCCGCTTCGGCGCGGCCCTGCACAGCCTGGCCGAGGCGCTGAAGCGCGTCGCGCCGGTGCTGACCCTGGCCACCGGCCAGGCCGGCGGGCGCAGCGACCTGTCCTTCGAGCGCGTCGCGATCAATGTCGACGATGCGCGCATCCCCGACAACGCCGGCGCGCAGCCGGTCGACCTGCCGGTGATCGCCGACGGGCCGGCCGCCTATTTCAGCAGCCTGCCGATCAAGGCCATCGTCGCCGGCCTGCGCGCCGCCGGCATCCCGGCCTCGGTGTCGCAGACCGCCGGCACCTTCGTCTGCAACCATCTCTTCTACGGCCTGCAGCACCAGCTGCGCGGCCAAGAAGGCGCGCGCAGCGGCTTCATGCACATCCCCTACCTGCCGCAGCAGGCGGCCCAGCACCCGGGCCAGCCCAGCCTGCCGCTGGAGACCCTGGTGGCCGGCACCCGGCTGGCGCTGGAGCTGGCCCTGACGGCCCAGGAGATCCGGGCCGGTGGCGGCCAGCTCAACTGA
- a CDS encoding dihydrofolate reductase family protein: protein MAKLVFSHMVSLDGFCAGPGGVLDRLPMGPAFDRHNLELLRGAGTLLFGRLTFELFQDFWPRLAQDPPADDPVLAEIATRVARADKLVVSDGLTLSADAPWRDATVLRRAQAHAAIRALKASAPRDLLAYGSRRLMQGLLAEGLVDELRLLVANVLLGEGQRLFEVAPPPLRLELLEQRRLADSELVLLRYACSAEA, encoded by the coding sequence ATGGCCAAACTCGTGTTCAGCCACATGGTCTCCCTCGACGGTTTTTGCGCCGGCCCCGGCGGCGTGCTCGACCGCCTGCCGATGGGCCCGGCCTTCGACCGGCACAATCTCGAGCTGCTGCGCGGCGCCGGCACCCTGCTGTTCGGCCGACTCACCTTCGAGCTGTTCCAGGACTTCTGGCCCCGCCTCGCGCAGGATCCGCCCGCCGACGATCCGGTGCTGGCCGAGATCGCGACGCGGGTCGCGCGGGCCGACAAGCTGGTCGTCAGCGACGGCCTGACCTTGAGCGCGGATGCGCCCTGGCGCGACGCGACCGTGCTGCGCCGCGCGCAGGCGCACGCGGCCATCCGCGCGCTGAAGGCGAGCGCGCCGCGCGACCTGCTGGCCTATGGCAGCCGGCGGCTGATGCAGGGTCTGCTGGCCGAGGGCCTGGTCGACGAGCTGCGCCTGCTGGTCGCGAACGTGCTGCTGGGCGAGGGCCAGCGCCTGTTCGAGGTGGCGCCGCCGCCGCTGCGCCTGGAGCTGCTGGAGCAGCGCCGCCTGGCCGACTCCGAGCTGGTGCTGCTGCGCTACGCCTGCAGCGCCGAGGCCTGA
- a CDS encoding RNA polymerase subunit sigma-70: MPAYSLEPPDPAELARARAGDDSAFERLLAPWRRPLHRHCYRLLGSPLDADDALQETLLAAWRGLAGFEARSALGTWLYRIATHVCLRLIAQRPRRLQSPDYAPPLQDTAELGEMVPGPVWLEPLPEEDAADPAALLLRREQVALAFVSALQHLPGRQRAVLLLREVLEYSAAETAELLDSTVAAVNSALQRAQASLRARLPGPPQELELQRLGEDGLRALLADFVGAWERRDLPALLRLFTEDARFTMPPLPAWFDGRHWVGRFIAERVFATPWRLRPLWANGQPGFACYMGSEKGDDGPFRLGAIVLLSLREGRIAGLHSFLEPALYRRFGLAEQLY; this comes from the coding sequence TGCCCGCGCCGGTGATGACAGTGCCTTCGAGCGCCTGCTCGCGCCCTGGCGCCGCCCGCTGCACCGGCATTGCTACCGCCTGCTCGGCTCGCCGCTGGATGCCGACGATGCGCTGCAGGAGACCCTGCTCGCCGCCTGGCGCGGGTTGGCCGGCTTCGAGGCGCGCAGCGCCCTGGGCACCTGGCTCTACCGCATCGCCACCCATGTCTGCCTGCGCCTGATCGCGCAGCGCCCGCGCCGCCTGCAGTCGCCCGACTACGCCCCGCCGCTGCAGGACACCGCCGAGCTGGGCGAGATGGTGCCGGGCCCGGTCTGGCTGGAGCCGCTGCCCGAGGAGGACGCCGCAGACCCGGCCGCGCTGCTGCTGCGGCGCGAGCAGGTGGCGCTGGCCTTCGTTAGCGCGCTGCAGCACCTGCCGGGCCGACAGCGCGCGGTGCTGCTGCTGCGCGAGGTGCTGGAGTACAGCGCCGCCGAAACGGCCGAGCTGCTCGACAGCACGGTCGCCGCGGTGAACAGCGCGCTGCAGCGGGCGCAGGCCAGCCTGCGCGCGCGCCTGCCCGGGCCGCCGCAGGAGCTGGAGCTGCAGCGCCTGGGCGAGGACGGCCTGCGCGCGCTGCTGGCCGATTTCGTCGGCGCCTGGGAGCGGCGCGACCTGCCGGCGCTGCTGCGGCTCTTTACCGAGGATGCCCGCTTCACGATGCCGCCGCTGCCGGCCTGGTTCGATGGCCGGCATTGGGTCGGCAGGTTCATCGCCGAGCGGGTGTTCGCGACGCCCTGGCGGCTGCGGCCGCTCTGGGCCAACGGGCAGCCGGGTTTTGCCTGCTATATGGGCAGCGAGAAAGGTGACGATGGCCCGTTCCGGCTCGGCGCGATCGTGCTGCTGAGCCTGCGCGAGGGCCGCATCGCCGGCCTGCACAGCTTTCTCGAGCCCGCGCTGTACCGGCGCTTCGGGCTGGCCGAGCAGCTTTACTGA